A stretch of the Hydra vulgaris chromosome 09, alternate assembly HydraT2T_AEP genome encodes the following:
- the LOC136085238 gene encoding uncharacterized protein LOC136085238 has product MYGVIKAHKPEKSYPMRIIISTIGTPNHGISEFLVKIIQPVLNENPTRLKNSFDFIKKAENWNVANNDIQVSYDVVNLYPSIPLKEATVILLEQLSNNLSYKNLTKLSIPEIKQLIELCLYQCYFHWNNEIHVMENSGPIGLSFMVVLAESFLQFHENNAIKMALTQNPALNLKSFLRYVDNSHARFPNIKQAKQFQDILNQQHPAIQYTIEVENETKTLNFLDITITNNTLGKYEYKVYRKEAITNIQIKPHSNHDPNILTAIFKGFLHRAYSICSKHHLQNEINFLIDMFIENGYDEKLLRNITHQFHQKRQNKNKIPSECNNLPVVSLPWVPGLSPKLRKIFRKAGYRAVFKSNPNLRSLLTSKNKTKLPSNSQPGTYIIKCNCSKVYIGETKMQVSTRMHQHQKSINENKPNQSALAYHKTFCKENIIWEKTRTLKVENKKFERKIREALEIQNNMCSARNGGINLDEGQYVKTMFWTPFLKFKNQKKPFNR; this is encoded by the coding sequence ATGTATGGAGTAATAAAAGCTCATAAACCGGAAAAATCGTACCCTATGAGAATAATTATCTCTACCATTGGCACACCAAACCACGGAATTTCAGAATTCTTAGTTAAGATAATACAACCAGTCTTAAATGAAAATCCGACAcgattaaaaaactcttttgactttataaaaaaagctgaaaattgGAATGTCGCCAACAATGATATTCAAGTATCTTATGATGTTGTAAATTTGTACCCGTCAATTCCGTTAAAAGAAGCCACCGTTATACTTTTAGAACAATTAAGTAAcaatttatcatataaaaacttaacaaaactAAGTATACCTGAAATAAAGCAACTCATAGAACTTTGCTTATATCAATGTTATTTTCATTGGAACAATGAGATTCACGTAATGGAAAACTCAGGACCAATCGGACTTTCTTTCATGGTTGTTCTCGCGGAATCTTTTCTACAATTCCatgaaaataatgcaattaaaatggCTTTGACACAAAATCCGGCACTTaatctaaaatcatttttaagatACGTTGACAATAGTCATGCAAGATTTCCTAACATCAAACAAGCAAAACAGttccaagatattttaaatcaacaacatcCTGCAATACAATACacaattgaagttgaaaacgaAACAAAAACGCTTAACTTTCTTGACATAACCATTACAAATAACACACTAGGAAAATATGAGTACAAAGTATATCGAAAAGAGGCAATcactaacattcaaattaaaccGCATTCAAATCACGatccaaatattttaacagCTATATTTAAAGGTTTTCTCCACAGAGCTTACTCCATCTGTAGTAAACATCATTTGCAAaacgaaataaattttttaattgacatgtttattgaaaatgggTACGATGAAAAGCTATTGAGGAATATTACACACCAATTCcatcaaaaaagacaaaataaaaacaaaattccaTCAGAATGCAACAATCTTCCTGTAGTGTCTTTACCTTGGGTACCAGGCCTTTCACCAAAACTTCGAAAAATATTCCGAAAAGCAGGGTACAGAGCAGTATTTAAATCAAACCCAAATTTAAGATctttattaacatcaaaaaacaaaacaaaactaccaaGTAACAGCCAACCTGGAacgtatataataaaatgcaactGCTCCAAAGTCTACAtaggtgaaacaaaaatgcagGTAAGTACGCGGATGCATCAACATCAGAAGAGTATTAATGAAAACAAGCCTAATCAATCTGCGTTAGCATATCATAAAACCTTTtgcaaagaaaatattatttgggAAAAAACAAGAAcgttaaaagtagaaaataaaaagtttgaaagaaaaattagagaGGCGttagaaatacaaaacaacatGTGCTCTGCGCGAAACGGCGGAATTAACCTTGATGAAGGCCAATAtgtaaaaactatgttttggacgccatttttaaaatttaaaaatcaaaagaagccattcaaccgctga
- the LOC136085239 gene encoding uncharacterized protein LOC136085239, whose protein sequence is MYGVIKAHKPEKSYPMRIIISTIGTPNHGISEFLVKIIQPVLNENPTRLKNSFDFIKKAENWNVANNDIQVSYDVVNLYPSIPLKEATVILLEQLSNNLSYKNLTKLSIPEIKQLIELCLYQCYFHWNNEIHVMENSGPIGLSFMVVLAESFLQFHENNAIKMALTQNPALNLKSFLRYVDDSHARFPNIKQAKQFQDILNQQHPAIQYTIEVENETKTLNFLDITITNNTLGKYEYKVYRKEAITNIQIKPHSNHDPNILTAIFKGFLHRAYSICSKHHLQNEINFLIDMFIENGYDEKLLRNITHQFHQKRQNKNKIPSECNNLPVVSLPWVPGLSPKLRKIFRKAGYRAVFKSNPNLRSLLTSKNKTKLPSNSQPGTYIIKCNCSKVYIGETKMQVSTRMHQHQKSINENKPNQSALAYHKTFCKENIIWEKTRTLKVENKKFERKIREALEIQNNMCSARNGGINLDEGQYVKTMFWTPFLKFKNQKKPFNR, encoded by the coding sequence ATGTATGGAGTAATAAAAGCTCATAAACCGGAAAAATCGTACCCTATGAGAATAATTATCTCTACCATTGGCACACCAAACCACGGAATTTCAGAATTCTTAGTTAAGATAATACAACCAGTCTTAAATGAAAATCCGACAcgattaaaaaactcttttgactttataaaaaaagctgaaaattgGAATGTCGCCAACAATGATATTCAAGTATCTTATGATGTTGTAAATTTGTACCCGTCAATTCCGTTAAAAGAAGCCACCGTTATACTTTTAGAACAATTAAGTAAcaatttatcatataaaaacttaacaaaactAAGTATACCTGAAATAAAGCAACTCATAGAACTTTGCTTATATCAATGTTATTTTCATTGGAACAATGAGATTCACGTAATGGAAAACTCAGGACCAATCGGACTTTCTTTCATGGTTGTTCTCGCGGAATCTTTTCTACAATTCCatgaaaataatgcaattaaaatggCTTTGACACAAAATCCGGCACTTaatctaaaatcatttttaagatACGTTGACGATAGTCATGCAAGATTTCCTAACATCAAACAAGCAAAACAGttccaagatattttaaatcaacaacatcCTGCAATACAATACacaattgaagttgaaaacgaAACAAAAACGCTTAACTTTCTTGACATAACCATTACAAATAACACACTAGGAAAATATGAGTACAAAGTATATCGAAAAGAGGCAATcactaacattcaaattaaaccGCATTCAAATCACGatccaaatattttaacagCTATATTTAAAGGTTTTCTCCACAGAGCTTACTCCATCTGTAGTAAACATCATTTGCAAaacgaaataaattttttaattgacatgtttattgaaaatgggTACGATGAAAAGCTATTGAGGAATATTACACACCAATTCcatcaaaaaagacaaaataaaaacaaaattccaTCAGAATGCAACAATCTTCCTGTAGTGTCTTTACCTTGGGTACCAGGCCTTTCACCAAAACTTCGAAAAATATTCCGAAAAGCAGGGTACAGAGCAGTATTTAAATCAAACCCAAATTTAAGATctttattaacatcaaaaaacaaaacaaaactaccaaGTAACAGCCAACCTGGAacgtatataataaaatgcaactGCTCCAAAGTCTACAtaggtgaaacaaaaatgcagGTAAGTACGCGGATGCATCAACATCAGAAGAGTATTAATGAAAACAAGCCTAATCAATCTGCGTTAGCATATCATAAAACCTTTtgcaaagaaaatattatttgggAAAAAACAAGAAcgttaaaagtagaaaataaaaagtttgaaagaaaaattagagaGGCGttagaaatacaaaacaacatGTGCTCTGCGCGAAACGGCGGAATTAACCTTGATGAAGGCCAATAtgtaaaaactatgttttggacgccatttttaaaatttaaaaatcaaaagaagccattcaaccgctga